A single Anopheles funestus chromosome 2RL, idAnoFuneDA-416_04, whole genome shotgun sequence DNA region contains:
- the LOC125762580 gene encoding calcitonin gene-related peptide type 1 receptor, whose translation MIQDAMELVRVDLAKANGSYYGQTSLIDAEGRVGDGQDGQIQFDRLEFESPEDLMRHLYYTCMRSNVSEPPWTTDGSTTFCPRRFDGWSCWEPTLAGTVAENFCPKFILGFDPRRLAYRTCHENGSWFVHPLSGREWSNYTNCIDTEDMQLRRLVNDIYIGGYTVSFLTLIISLCIFHSFRTLKCTRIRIHIHLFTSLALSCLFWIFWYKFVVEDPDVLNANTGWCVGLHILLHYLMLVNYFWMFCEGLHLHLVLVIVFIKDIVAMRWFVTIGWILPVVLVSLYALVRNTLEPLDTEHCWMNESHAMWLLTIPVCFSLVASLVFLINVVRVLLTKLSSTSPHPAPLGLRKATRATLILIPLFGLQHILLPLRPEKGCSVERYYQIGAALLISLQGLCVSCLFCFANHDVIFAVQCYLSRFFPDLVTHPFLESNGGQPATQSRDVVV comes from the exons ATGATCCAAGACGCGATGGAGCTGGTGCGCGTTGATCTCGCGAAAG CGAACGGAAGCTACTATGGTCAAACATCACTGATCGATGCTGAGGGGCGAGTGGGCGATGGACAGGATGGACAAATTCAGTTCGATAGGCTCGAGTTCGAGAGTCCGGAAGACTTAATGCGCCATCTGTACTATACGTGCATGCGTTCGAACGTGTCCGAACCGCCCTGGACGACCGATG GTAGTACGACATTTTGTCCCCGGCGCTTCGACGGGTGGTCCTGCTGGGAACCGACACTGGCGGGTACGGTGGCGGAAAATTTTTGTCCAAAGTTTATACTGGGCTTTGATCCACGTCGACTAGCCTACCGTAC ATGTCACGAGAATGGATCCTGGTTCGTACACCCGCTCTCCGGCCGGGAATGGTCCAACTACACGAACTGTATCGACACGGAAGATATGCAG cTTCGTCGGTTGGTGAACGACATCTACATCGGTGGATACACGGTTTCCTTCTTAACGCTAATTATCTCGCTGTGTATCTTTCATAGCTTTCG AACATTAAAATGCACCCGCATACGGATCCACATCCATTTGTTCACCTCATTGGCACTGAGCTGTCTGTTTTGGATCTTCTGGTACAAGTTTGTCGTCGAGGATCCGGATGTCCTGAATGCAAATACG GGCTGGTGCGTTGGACTCCACATTCTGCTACACTACCTGATGCtggttaattatttttggaTGTTTTGCGAAGGACTTCACCTGCATCTCGTGCTCGTTATA gtctTCATCAAGGATATTGTCGCAATGCGTTGGTTTGTCACGATCGGTTGGATATTGCCGGTGGTGTTGGTGAGCCTGTACGCCCTCGTCCGCAACACACTCGAACCACTCGATACGGAGCA CTGCTGGATGAACGAAAGCCACGCTATGTGGTTACTGACGATTCCGGTGTGCTTTTCACTGGTCGCCTCCCTGGTGTTTCTTATCAACGTCGTCCGAGTGTTGCTGACGAAGCTAAGCTCCACCTCACCCCATCCCGCACCGCTCGGGCTGCGGAAAGCCACACGTGCAACGTTGATTCTG ATACCGCTGTTCGGTTTGCAGCACATCCTGCTGCCGTTGCGACCGGAGAAAGGATGCTCGGTGGAACGGTACTATCAGATCGGGGCCGCCCTGCTGATCAGTCTGCAAGGTTTGTGCGTTTCGTGCCTGTTCTGCTTCGCCAACCACGACGTAATCTTTGCGGTACAGTGCTACCTGAGCCGATTTTTCCCCGACCTTGTGACACATCCATTTCTCGAGAGCAATGGAGGGCAACCGGCCACGCAGAGCCGAGACGTGGTCGTATGA
- the LOC125762600 gene encoding uncharacterized protein LOC125762600 has protein sequence MNHLKHLLVGILLCSFVQNAFSISCFSCEHTDSESVCEDNLIECDASAASLGMIRVAAFKPSMQIIQSSSFRCFELVVEENSAVFRTRGCVYDTVDVCQGEVRVGVQTGCRWCSDNDGCNSAGSFQTNVLLIAVVLLVGVLQKMF, from the exons ATGAATCATTTGAAGCATCTTCTTGTGGGTATTTTGCTATGCAGTTTCGTACAAAATG cgttttccatttcctgttTCTCGTGTGAACATACGGACAGTGAAAGTGTGTGTGAGGACAATCTAATCGAATGTGATGCCAGTGCTGCATCGCTAGGCATGATAAGGGTGGCGGCCTTTAAGCCTTCGATGCAGATAATCCAGTCATCATCTTTCCGATGCTTCGAGCTGGTGGTCGAGGAAAATTCCGCGGTTTTCCGAACGCGAGGCTGTGTCTACGATACGGTTGATGTGTGTCAGGGTGAGGTGCGTGTCGGTGTCCAGACAGGATGCAGATGGTGCAGCGATAATGATGGATGCAACTCGGCCGGCAGCTTCCAGACGAACGTGCTCCTCATTGCGGTTGTACTTTTGGTaggagttttgcaaaaaatgttttaa
- the LOC125762599 gene encoding uncharacterized protein LOC125762599 → MKLFLLSAFFFLASFHAAQALRCMQGVELVLPSDATADKDKEKMPEFTECGIATAGISAASLLALKPNTATLPSGDYKCYHLRIEDSDSKKATIMKGCIYKAQNVCDGKFKVDNVREVFCSQCDQDECNSAFRFASNWKILSLTLFTIVCFFMK, encoded by the exons atgaaactgtTCCTGTTGAGTGCATTTTTCTTCCTCGCCAGCTTCCATG CTGCCCAAGCCTTGCGTTGCATGCAGGGCGTCGAGTTGGTCCTGCCCTCGGATGCTACCGCGGACAAggacaaagaaaaaatgccGGAATTCACTGAGTGTGGCATCGCGACGGCCGGTATCTCGGCTGCCTCGCTGCTTGCCCTGAAGCCGAATACGGCCACACTTCCTTCGGGCGACTACAAGTGCTACCATCTACGAATTGAAGATTCCGACTCGAAGAAGGCAACCATTATGAAGGGCTGCATCTACAAGGCCCAGAACGTGTGCGACGGCAAGTTCAAGGTGGACAACGTCCGTGAAGTGTTCTGCAGCCAGTGCGATCAGGATGAGTGCAATTCGGCGTTCCGATTCGCTTCCAACTGGAAGATTCTCAGTCTCACCCTCTTCACCATCGTGTGCTTCTTCATGAAGTAA
- the LOC125762581 gene encoding uncharacterized protein LOC125762581 → MNASKWSARLERFLWSFLLACGSFALQFDPAFPERFLKSRKHVLYCIAMTLAFAVGTPSVMVWIYLYGYIGFFPTETIMVAVQLCCIYLFMIVVNVKLLLNVDSLRSSLNELFALRNTIRRKWVCNSGPAREYTQLLIFKIVVVDVVLLVFSLVTFYMTLDHRPSKAHVVVGACFSVFRYIITAFSNLYLVGLMIAILIQELINTKLTSFTKQCDEQFDSTLYDLYMMHCKTAEVEKQFMSIMNLPVLLLNCWYFLMIVTSVYYMYTSTMLEIKVQDLGVEDIVKYLNALTFFLYLCLQLYCIVAIPAQYTERSKKMCSILNTINRQCQSQRMERLLELIMLDCMRRNYSVTNYGLYEMDRTLLFGIIATMTSYVIILVQFHIQEYG, encoded by the exons ATGAACGCGAGCAAGTGGTCCGCGCGTTTGGAAAGGTTTCTGTGGAGCTTCCTGCTGGCATGCGGTTCATTTGCGTTACAGTTTGATCCCGCATTTCCAGAACGATTCTTAAAAAGTCGTAAACATGTGTTGTACTGTATTGCTATGACACTGGCCTTTGCTGTTGGTACCCCGTCCGTGATGGTTTGGATATATCTGTACGGATATATAGGCTTTTTCCCAACGGAAACCATTATGGTTGCAGTTCAGCTGTGTTGCATTTATCTCTTCATGATCGTTGTGAATGTGAAGCTGCTGCTCAATGTTGACAGTCTGCGCAGCTCGCTGAATGAGTTGTTTGCATTGCGTAACACTATACGGCGAAAATGGGTCTGCAATAGTGGCCCAGCCAGGGAGTACACTCAATTGCTGATCTTCAAAATAGTAGTTGTAGATGTTGTACTGCTGGTGTTTTCGTTGGTGACCTTTTACATGACACTGGATCATCGTCCCAGCAAGGCACATGTGGTGGTAGGTGCGTGCTTTTCCGTGTTTCGATACATTATCACTGCGTTCTCGAATTTATATCTGGTGGGATTGATGATCGCTATCCTCATCCAAGAATTAATTAACACGAAACTGACCAGCTTCACCAAGCAGTGTGACGAACAGTTTGATTCAACACTGTACGATCTGTATATGATGCATTGCAAGACAGCCGAGGTAGAAAAGCAATTTATGAGCATCATGAATCTTCCGGTATTACTGCTCAATTGTTGGTACTTTTTAATGATTGTAACGTCG GTATACTACATGTACACTTCTACGATGTTGGAGATAAAAGTGCAAGATCTGGGCGTGGAGGACattgtgaaatatttgaaCGCTTTGACGTTTTTCCTGTATCTGTGTCTCCAGCTGTACTGCATAGTTGCAATACCTGCGCAGTACACTGAACGATCGAAGAAAATGTGCTCCATTCTGAACACCATCAACCGGCAATGCCAAAGTCAAAGAATGGAACGATTG CTGGAACTAATTATGCTAGATTGTATGCGGCGGAACTACAGCGTTACAAATTATGGACTGTATGAGATGGATCGAACACTATTGTTTGGG ATAATAGCCACGATGACGAGTTACGTGATCATACTGGTACAATTCCACATTCAAGAATATGGATAA